Proteins encoded within one genomic window of [Enterobacter] lignolyticus SCF1:
- a CDS encoding esterase-like activity of phytase family protein, whose protein sequence is MKIKIIPLVIGCTLSFSALAAAPQAERYVVSFPEGSHVRYDGAFAGAFPNGLPVGIGSGLLFTGRQGDALTFVTVTDRGPNADSPNVGKNEAKIFVAPDFAPLLVNIRVQNGKAEASDIRPLHDDKGNINGLPLQSGVIGSTNEVALSDTLKTLRGDNRGLDTEGITPDGKGGYWLCDEYGPFLINVDRQGKILAMHGPQAAEGEKAIAGGLPNIIKWRQPNRGFEGVTRMPDGRILAAVQSTLDIDGKSKKSALFTRLVSFDPATGKTAMYGYPIDSAAYAKNSDAKVGDIVALDNQHILIIEQGGDRDGAMRNLIYKVDLSKASDLAAFDKPGEYPEFADASALAARGITLADKTLAVDLRQLGWQQEKAEGLALIDSKTLAVANDNDFGVKTVMQNPVAGKKLKDYRVNEQGALSVDGNTVAATIGIRPLEKPESDSELWIVTLPEALM, encoded by the coding sequence ATGAAAATCAAAATTATTCCTCTGGTTATCGGCTGTACGCTCTCTTTCTCCGCGCTGGCGGCGGCACCGCAGGCCGAGCGCTATGTGGTGAGCTTCCCGGAAGGCTCCCACGTCCGCTACGACGGCGCGTTTGCAGGCGCGTTTCCGAACGGTCTGCCGGTCGGTATTGGCTCTGGCCTGCTGTTTACCGGCAGGCAGGGCGATGCGCTGACGTTTGTCACCGTGACCGATCGCGGCCCGAATGCCGATTCGCCCAACGTCGGTAAAAACGAGGCCAAAATTTTCGTCGCGCCGGATTTTGCGCCGCTGCTGGTGAACATCCGCGTGCAAAACGGTAAAGCGGAGGCCAGCGATATCCGCCCTTTGCACGACGATAAAGGCAACATAAACGGCCTGCCGCTGCAAAGCGGGGTGATTGGCTCGACCAACGAAGTGGCGCTCAGCGATACGCTGAAGACGCTGCGCGGCGATAACCGGGGTCTGGATACCGAAGGGATAACCCCGGACGGTAAGGGCGGCTACTGGCTGTGCGATGAGTATGGGCCGTTCCTGATTAACGTTGACCGCCAGGGCAAGATCCTCGCTATGCACGGACCGCAGGCGGCGGAGGGGGAGAAAGCCATCGCCGGGGGGCTGCCGAACATTATCAAATGGCGCCAGCCGAACCGCGGCTTTGAAGGCGTCACCCGCATGCCGGACGGACGTATTCTCGCGGCGGTGCAGAGCACGCTGGATATCGACGGCAAGAGCAAAAAAAGCGCGCTGTTTACCCGCCTGGTGAGCTTCGACCCGGCGACCGGAAAAACCGCCATGTACGGCTACCCGATAGACAGCGCGGCCTACGCCAAAAATAGCGATGCCAAGGTGGGCGATATCGTGGCGCTCGACAATCAGCACATCCTGATTATCGAGCAGGGCGGCGATAGGGACGGCGCAATGCGTAACCTTATCTATAAGGTAGACCTGAGCAAGGCCAGCGACCTGGCGGCGTTCGATAAGCCGGGCGAGTATCCGGAGTTTGCTGACGCCAGCGCGCTGGCCGCGCGCGGGATTACGCTTGCCGACAAAACGCTGGCGGTCGATTTGCGCCAGCTTGGCTGGCAGCAGGAGAAAGCCGAGGGGCTGGCGCTGATCGACAGCAAAACCCTGGCGGTGGCGAACGATAACGACTTTGGCGTGAAAACGGTGATGCAAAACCCGGTCGCGGGCAAAAAGCTTAAGGATTACCGGGTCAACGAGCAGGGCGCGCTTAGCGTTGATGGCAATACAGTTGCCGCCACTATCGGCATCAGGCCGCTGGAGAAACCGGAGTCGGACAGCGAGCTGTGGATTGTGACGCTGCCTGAGGCGCTAATGTAA
- a CDS encoding carbon starvation CstA family protein, with translation MDTKKYLKHIPWMLLGIIGAFCLSVVALRRGEHVSALWIVVASVSVYLVAYRYYSLYIAQKVMKLDPTRATPAVINNDGLNYVPTNRYVLFGHHFAAIAGAGPLVGPVLAAQMGYLPGTLWLLAGVVLAGAVQDFMVLFISSRRNGSSLGEMVKEEMGRVPGSIALFGCFLIMIIILAVLALIVVKALAESPWGVFTVCSTVPIALFMGIYMRFLRPGRVGEVSVIGIVLLVASIYFGGVIAHDPYWGPALTFKDTTITFALIGYAFISALLPVWLILAPRDYLATFLKIGVIVGLALGIVVLNPDLKMPAVTQYIDGTGPLWKGALFPFLFITIACGAVSGFHALIASGTTPKLLANEKDARLIGYGAMLMESFVAIMALVAASIIEPGLYFAMNTPPAGLGITMPNLHEMGGENAAMIMAQLKDVSTHAAATVSSWGFVISPEQIMQTAKDIGEPSVLNRAGGAPTLAVGIAHVFHKVLPMADMGFWYHFGILFEALFILTALDAGTRAGRFMLQDLLGNFVPFLKKTDSLVAGVLGTAGCVGLWGYLLYQGVVDPLGGVKSLWPLFGISNQMLAAVALVLGTVVLVKMKRTKYIWVTVVPALWLLLCTTWALGLKLFSSNPQMEGFFFMANQYKEKIAAGGADLTAQQIANMNHIVVNNYTNAGLSILFLVVVYSIIFYGIKTWMKARNIDARTDKETPYVPVPEGGVKTSSHH, from the coding sequence ATGGATACGAAAAAATACCTTAAGCACATACCCTGGATGCTCCTCGGGATCATCGGGGCATTCTGTTTGTCGGTGGTGGCACTCCGCCGGGGCGAGCACGTCAGCGCCCTGTGGATCGTCGTCGCTTCCGTTTCGGTTTATCTGGTAGCTTACCGCTACTACAGCCTCTATATCGCGCAGAAGGTCATGAAGCTCGACCCGACGCGCGCCACCCCGGCCGTCATCAACAACGACGGCCTGAACTACGTGCCGACCAACCGCTACGTGCTGTTCGGCCACCACTTTGCCGCCATCGCAGGCGCCGGTCCGCTGGTCGGCCCGGTGCTGGCCGCCCAGATGGGCTACCTGCCGGGTACCCTGTGGCTGCTGGCGGGCGTGGTGCTGGCGGGCGCGGTGCAGGACTTCATGGTGCTGTTTATCTCCTCGCGCCGTAACGGTTCTTCGCTCGGCGAGATGGTGAAAGAAGAGATGGGCCGCGTGCCGGGCTCCATCGCCCTGTTCGGCTGCTTCCTCATCATGATAATCATCCTCGCGGTGCTGGCACTGATCGTAGTGAAAGCGCTGGCGGAAAGCCCGTGGGGCGTGTTTACCGTCTGCTCCACCGTGCCGATTGCGCTGTTCATGGGCATCTATATGCGCTTCCTGCGCCCGGGCCGCGTGGGCGAAGTGTCGGTGATCGGTATTGTGCTGCTGGTCGCGTCTATTTACTTCGGCGGCGTGATTGCCCACGACCCGTACTGGGGCCCGGCGCTGACCTTTAAAGACACCACCATCACCTTCGCGCTGATCGGCTATGCCTTTATCTCCGCCCTGCTGCCGGTCTGGCTGATTCTGGCGCCGCGCGACTACCTGGCGACGTTCCTGAAAATCGGCGTTATCGTCGGTCTGGCGCTCGGCATCGTGGTCCTCAACCCGGACCTGAAAATGCCGGCAGTGACCCAGTACATCGACGGCACCGGTCCGCTGTGGAAAGGCGCGCTGTTCCCGTTCCTGTTTATTACTATTGCCTGCGGCGCGGTTTCAGGCTTCCACGCGCTGATCGCCTCCGGCACCACGCCGAAGCTGCTGGCGAACGAAAAAGACGCCCGCCTGATCGGCTACGGCGCAATGCTGATGGAGTCCTTCGTGGCGATCATGGCGCTGGTTGCGGCGTCCATCATCGAACCAGGCCTGTACTTCGCGATGAACACCCCGCCAGCCGGTCTCGGCATCACCATGCCGAACCTGCATGAGATGGGCGGCGAAAACGCGGCGATGATCATGGCTCAGTTGAAAGACGTGAGCACCCACGCGGCGGCGACCGTCAGCTCCTGGGGCTTTGTTATCTCTCCTGAGCAGATCATGCAGACGGCGAAAGACATCGGCGAACCGTCGGTGCTGAACCGCGCAGGCGGCGCGCCGACCCTGGCGGTGGGTATCGCCCACGTGTTCCACAAGGTGCTGCCGATGGCCGACATGGGCTTCTGGTACCACTTCGGTATTCTGTTCGAGGCGCTGTTTATCCTGACCGCGCTGGACGCCGGTACCCGTGCGGGCCGCTTTATGCTGCAGGACCTGCTCGGCAACTTCGTGCCGTTCCTGAAGAAAACCGACTCCCTGGTGGCGGGCGTTCTGGGCACCGCGGGCTGCGTTGGCCTGTGGGGCTACCTGCTGTATCAGGGCGTGGTTGACCCGCTGGGCGGCGTGAAGAGCCTGTGGCCGCTGTTCGGTATCTCTAACCAGATGCTGGCGGCCGTTGCGCTGGTGCTCGGCACCGTGGTGCTGGTGAAGATGAAGCGCACCAAATACATCTGGGTCACCGTCGTTCCGGCTCTGTGGCTGCTGCTCTGCACCACCTGGGCGCTGGGTCTGAAGCTGTTCAGCAGCAACCCGCAGATGGAAGGCTTCTTCTTCATGGCTAACCAGTACAAAGAGAAGATTGCCGCAGGCGGCGCGGACCTTACCGCACAGCAGATTGCCAACATGAACCATATCGTGGTGAACAACTACACCAACGCGGGTCTGAGCATTCTGTTCCTGGTGGTGGTGTACAGCATCATCTTCTACGGCATCAAAACCTGGATGAAGGCACGCAACATCGACGCCCGCACCGACAAAGAAACCCCGTACGTACCGGTGCCGGAAGGCGGCGTGAAGACCTCTTCACACCATTAA
- the yjiA gene encoding GTPase translates to MSPIAVTLLTGFLGAGKTTLLRHILNEQHGFKIAVIENEFGEVSVDDQLIGDRATQIKTLTNGCICCTRSSELEDALLDLLDSRDRGDINFDRLVIECTGMADPGPIIQTFFSHDILCQRYLLDGVIALVDAVHADDQMNQFTIAQSQVGYADRILLTKTDVAGGSEKLRERLTRINSRAPIYTVTHGDIDLSQLFNTNGFMLEENVTAKPRFHFMADKQNDVSSVVVELDYPVDISEVSRVMENLLLSFADKLLRYKGMLWIDGEPNRLLFQGVQRLYSADWDRPWGDETPHSTMVFIGIQLPEEEIRAAFAGLRK, encoded by the coding sequence ATGAGCCCGATTGCCGTTACCCTGCTGACCGGCTTTCTCGGCGCGGGAAAAACAACCCTGCTGCGCCATATTCTGAACGAACAGCACGGCTTCAAAATCGCCGTCATCGAAAACGAGTTTGGCGAAGTCTCGGTGGACGACCAGCTGATTGGCGACCGCGCCACGCAGATCAAGACGCTGACCAACGGCTGCATCTGCTGCACCCGCTCCAGCGAGCTGGAAGACGCCCTGCTCGACCTGCTCGATAGCCGCGATCGCGGCGACATCAACTTTGACCGTCTGGTTATCGAATGCACCGGCATGGCCGACCCGGGACCGATTATTCAGACCTTTTTCTCCCACGACATTCTCTGCCAGCGCTACCTGCTGGACGGCGTGATTGCCCTGGTCGACGCGGTTCACGCCGACGATCAGATGAACCAGTTCACTATTGCTCAGTCGCAGGTGGGTTACGCCGACCGCATTCTGCTGACCAAAACCGACGTGGCGGGCGGAAGCGAAAAGCTGCGCGAGCGCCTGACGCGCATTAACTCGCGCGCCCCGATTTACACCGTGACGCACGGCGATATCGACCTGTCTCAGCTGTTCAACACCAACGGCTTTATGCTGGAAGAAAACGTCACCGCAAAACCCCGCTTCCACTTTATGGCCGACAAGCAGAATGACGTCTCGTCCGTCGTCGTCGAGCTGGACTACCCGGTGGATATCAGCGAGGTATCGCGGGTGATGGAGAATCTGCTGCTGTCGTTCGCCGATAAGCTGCTGCGCTACAAAGGCATGCTGTGGATTGACGGCGAGCCAAACCGCCTGCTGTTTCAGGGCGTCCAGCGCCTCTACAGCGCCGACTGGGACCGACCGTGGGGCGATGAAACGCCGCACAGCACAATGGTGTTTATCGGCATCCAGCTGCCTGAAGAAGAGATCCGCGCGGCGTTTGCGGGTCTGCGCAAATAA
- a CDS encoding penicillin G acylase — translation MKNRKSMIVNGIAVALTCSLSLSALAESPAAEVKIVRDEYGMPHIYASTTHNLFYGYGYVVAQDRLFQMEMARRSTQGTVSEVLGSQYLNFDKDIRQNYWPASIHAQIAALPAEDKAILQGYADGMNAWIDEVNRHPDTLMPKQFTTFGFKPQHWQPFDVAMVFVGTMANRFSDSTSEIDNLALLTALKDKYGAKQGMAVFNQLKWLVNPNAPTTIAPQESRYPLTFDLNKTQTAALLPRYDQSPPMLERLAKGDDGALLALTATQNRATIAAQFARSGANGLAGYPTTSNMWVIGKSKAQDAKAIMVNGPQFGWYAPAYTYGIGLHGAGYDVTGNTPFAYPGLVFGHNGAISWGSTAGFGDDVDIFAEQLSDKKPGYYLHNGQWVKMLSRDEVINVKDAQAVDFTVYRTVHGNVIKTDPATHTAYAKARAWDGKEVASLLAWTHQMKAKNWQEWTQQAAKQALTINWYYADVNGNIGYVHTGAYPQRQPGHDPRLPVPGTGKWDWQGVLPFALNPKVYNPASGYIANWNNAPQQNYPASDLFAFLWGGADRVTEIARLIDKQPTFTYEQAWDLIGKTSRQDLNLRLFLPALQGATASLPQSDPRQQMVSLLSRWDGQNRLAADGKTLQQPGSAILNAWLTSMLKKTVVAAVPAPFNQWYGASGYETTQDGPTGSLNISVGAKILYEALQGDRSAIGQAVDLFGGKSQQAVILEALQEAWQTLCARYGTDISQWKTPAMALTFRANNFFGVPQAAPQEARHQAEYQNRGTENDMIVFSPAGQKTPVLAWDVVAPGQSGFVAPNGTVDKHYDDQLKMYETFGRKPLWLTPQEVNAHKESQEILHLKP, via the coding sequence ATGAAAAACAGAAAAAGTATGATCGTGAACGGTATTGCTGTTGCCCTGACCTGCAGTCTGAGCCTGTCGGCGCTGGCGGAGAGTCCCGCCGCAGAGGTGAAGATCGTTCGTGATGAGTATGGAATGCCGCACATTTACGCCAGCACCACGCATAACCTGTTTTATGGGTATGGCTACGTGGTGGCGCAGGATCGCTTATTTCAGATGGAGATGGCGCGTCGCAGTACCCAGGGAACGGTCTCGGAGGTGCTGGGCAGCCAGTATCTGAATTTTGACAAGGACATTCGCCAGAACTACTGGCCCGCATCGATTCACGCGCAAATCGCCGCGCTGCCGGCGGAAGATAAGGCAATCCTCCAGGGCTATGCCGATGGTATGAACGCCTGGATTGACGAGGTGAACCGCCATCCTGACACGCTGATGCCAAAGCAGTTCACTACCTTTGGCTTCAAACCCCAGCACTGGCAACCCTTTGATGTGGCGATGGTGTTTGTCGGCACCATGGCGAACCGCTTTTCGGACAGCACCAGCGAGATCGATAACCTTGCGCTGCTGACGGCGCTGAAGGATAAGTACGGCGCGAAGCAGGGCATGGCGGTATTTAACCAGCTGAAATGGCTGGTAAACCCGAATGCTCCCACCACCATCGCGCCGCAGGAAAGCCGCTATCCGCTGACATTCGACCTTAACAAAACGCAAACTGCGGCGCTGCTGCCGCGCTACGATCAATCGCCACCGATGCTGGAGCGTCTGGCGAAAGGCGATGACGGCGCGCTGCTGGCGCTGACGGCGACGCAAAACCGCGCCACTATCGCCGCACAGTTTGCCCGCAGCGGCGCTAACGGCCTGGCGGGCTACCCGACGACCAGCAACATGTGGGTGATCGGCAAAAGCAAAGCGCAGGATGCAAAAGCGATCATGGTTAACGGCCCGCAGTTTGGCTGGTATGCCCCGGCGTACACCTACGGCATCGGCCTGCACGGCGCGGGGTATGATGTGACCGGCAATACGCCGTTTGCATATCCGGGGCTGGTTTTTGGCCACAATGGCGCGATTTCATGGGGATCTACCGCCGGTTTTGGCGATGATGTCGACATTTTCGCTGAACAGCTGTCGGACAAAAAACCGGGTTATTACCTGCATAATGGGCAGTGGGTGAAAATGCTCAGCCGCGATGAGGTGATTAACGTAAAAGACGCCCAGGCGGTGGATTTCACCGTGTATCGTACGGTGCATGGCAACGTCATTAAAACCGACCCCGCCACGCACACCGCTTATGCCAAAGCGCGGGCATGGGACGGTAAAGAGGTCGCCTCGCTGCTGGCGTGGACGCACCAGATGAAGGCTAAAAACTGGCAGGAGTGGACGCAGCAGGCGGCGAAGCAGGCGCTGACCATCAACTGGTATTACGCCGACGTCAACGGCAACATCGGCTATGTGCATACCGGCGCATACCCGCAGCGCCAGCCCGGACACGACCCGCGTCTGCCGGTACCGGGGACCGGAAAATGGGACTGGCAGGGGGTATTGCCGTTTGCGCTGAACCCGAAGGTGTATAACCCGGCATCGGGCTATATCGCCAACTGGAACAACGCGCCGCAGCAGAACTATCCGGCTTCCGATCTGTTCGCCTTCCTGTGGGGCGGGGCCGATCGTGTGACCGAGATAGCCCGGCTTATCGATAAGCAGCCGACGTTTACCTATGAACAGGCATGGGATCTGATCGGAAAAACCAGCCGTCAGGATCTCAACCTGCGCCTGTTCCTGCCTGCGTTGCAGGGGGCGACGGCGTCGCTGCCGCAAAGCGATCCGCGTCAGCAGATGGTGAGCCTGCTCAGCCGCTGGGATGGTCAAAACCGGCTGGCTGCCGATGGCAAAACGCTGCAGCAGCCGGGCTCCGCTATTCTCAATGCCTGGCTTACCAGCATGCTGAAGAAGACCGTGGTCGCCGCCGTCCCTGCGCCGTTTAACCAGTGGTACGGCGCCAGCGGGTATGAAACAACGCAGGATGGGCCTACCGGGTCGCTCAACATCAGCGTCGGCGCGAAAATTCTCTACGAGGCGCTGCAGGGCGACCGTTCGGCGATCGGGCAAGCGGTCGATCTGTTTGGCGGAAAATCGCAGCAGGCGGTAATTCTCGAGGCGTTGCAGGAGGCATGGCAGACGCTCTGCGCACGCTACGGTACGGATATCAGCCAGTGGAAAACGCCAGCCATGGCGCTGACCTTCCGCGCCAATAACTTCTTTGGCGTACCGCAGGCCGCGCCGCAGGAGGCCAGGCATCAGGCGGAGTATCAGAACCGCGGAACGGAAAACGACATGATTGTCTTCTCTCCGGCGGGACAGAAAACGCCGGTGCTGGCGTGGGATGTTGTTGCTCCCGGCCAGAGCGGGTTCGTCGCGCCGAACGGCACAGTTGATAAACACTATGACGACCAGCTGAAAATGTACGAAACCTTTGGTCGTAAACCCCTGTGGCTGACGCCGCAGGAGGTGAACGCCCATAAAGAATCGCAGGAGATTCTGCATCTTAAACCGTAA
- a CDS encoding YbdD/YjiX family protein has translation MFGNLGEAKKYLGQAAKMLIGIPDYDNYVEHMKTNHPDKPYMTYTEFFRERQEARYGGSGEGGVRCC, from the coding sequence ATGTTTGGTAACTTAGGCGAAGCAAAAAAATACCTCGGTCAGGCGGCAAAAATGCTGATTGGTATTCCGGATTACGACAACTACGTCGAGCACATGAAGACCAACCATCCGGACAAGCCGTACATGACCTACACCGAATTTTTCCGCGAGCGTCAGGAAGCGCGCTACGGCGGAAGTGGAGAAGGCGGCGTCCGCTGCTGCTAA
- the xapA gene encoding xanthosine phosphorylase, with protein MSRSMFNDAPYEAAEILRGAKPGFAPRMAMILGSGLGVLADRLENKTVISYEELPGFPVSTVIGHAGEVVMGSLHGVDLLCMKGRGHFYEGVGMGIMTHAVRTFKLLGCEFMFCTNAAGSLNTDIPAGSLVALSDHINTMPSTPLVGPNDERFGPRFFSLANAYDRDLRQQLHATARELNLPLHDGVFVSYPGPNFETAAEIRMMQNLGGDVVGMSVVPEVIVARHCGLKVLAVSAITNMAEGLSDVELSHEQTLKCAAMVTDDFIRLISQFVKNCR; from the coding sequence ATGTCCCGTTCGATGTTTAACGATGCCCCGTATGAAGCCGCCGAGATCCTGCGCGGCGCAAAACCCGGCTTCGCGCCGCGTATGGCGATGATCCTCGGCTCCGGCCTCGGCGTACTGGCCGACAGGCTGGAAAACAAAACCGTCATCTCGTATGAAGAGCTGCCGGGCTTTCCGGTCAGCACCGTCATCGGCCACGCCGGTGAGGTGGTGATGGGCAGCCTGCACGGCGTCGACCTGCTGTGCATGAAGGGCCGCGGCCATTTCTATGAGGGCGTCGGGATGGGCATCATGACCCACGCGGTGCGCACCTTTAAGCTGCTCGGCTGCGAATTCATGTTCTGCACCAATGCCGCCGGTTCGCTGAATACCGATATCCCGGCTGGTTCGCTGGTGGCGCTGAGCGACCACATCAACACCATGCCGTCGACGCCGCTGGTCGGCCCGAACGACGAGCGTTTCGGCCCGCGCTTCTTCAGCCTTGCCAACGCCTATGACCGCGATCTGCGCCAGCAGCTGCACGCCACCGCCCGCGAGCTGAACCTGCCGCTGCACGACGGGGTCTTTGTCTCCTACCCCGGCCCCAACTTCGAGACCGCAGCGGAAATTCGCATGATGCAAAACTTGGGCGGTGACGTGGTAGGCATGTCGGTGGTGCCGGAAGTCATTGTCGCCCGCCACTGCGGCCTGAAGGTGCTGGCGGTCTCCGCCATTACCAACATGGCGGAGGGGCTGAGCGACGTGGAGCTGTCCCATGAGCAGACGCTGAAGTGCGCCGCCATGGTGACCGACGACTTTATCCGTCTGATAAGCCAGTTCGTGAAGAACTGCCGCTGA
- the tsgA gene encoding MFS transporter TsgA: MPENYSRGSLNAISYLSYYFVGALVSTLGIVLGPLCAAFHKDPSFIGQVFTLMNIGMFVPIMLGGLLMKKWGLQKPLAVAALLTLVISVALFAAPTLTMFSVAVAVIGACGGIFMTIGSYLVVRINPDEKSRSSSLIFTDFFFSLAGATLSFLLAWMFKLGASWMAMYAIMGALGVLMLLLVLRARFPSAEAQPHDARHADAAVAEPWGMSVWLICLALFLFLLAEPIFTMWTPGYLQSRFAMLPEQAALYTTVYWVAKAIGLFLNQFTVKWMKLRTFLLICTLVGMASVTLITNSANGTLILLACGAFGFFNSGLFSGLMSYGSLQVSRSSPTLISALLTCGTVGTLLFASVSSLVNGRFGLHGAVNAATVAYGLLLLTLLAAVLRSKAERLHQTAAAV; encoded by the coding sequence ATGCCAGAAAACTACTCCCGCGGCAGCCTGAATGCCATCTCGTACCTGAGCTACTATTTTGTCGGCGCGCTGGTGTCGACCCTGGGCATCGTCCTTGGGCCGCTGTGCGCCGCCTTTCATAAGGACCCGAGCTTTATCGGCCAGGTCTTCACGCTGATGAATATCGGCATGTTCGTACCAATCATGCTCGGCGGGCTGCTGATGAAAAAATGGGGGCTGCAAAAGCCGCTGGCGGTCGCGGCGCTGCTCACTCTCGTCATCAGCGTCGCGCTGTTCGCCGCCCCGACGCTCACGATGTTCAGCGTCGCCGTCGCGGTGATTGGCGCCTGCGGCGGCATCTTTATGACCATCGGCAGCTATCTGGTGGTACGCATCAACCCGGATGAGAAAAGCCGCTCGTCAAGCCTGATTTTTACCGACTTTTTCTTCAGCCTCGCGGGGGCGACGCTCTCCTTCCTGCTGGCATGGATGTTCAAACTCGGCGCCAGCTGGATGGCGATGTACGCCATTATGGGCGCTCTGGGCGTACTGATGCTGCTGCTGGTGCTGCGCGCCCGCTTCCCGAGCGCGGAGGCTCAGCCTCACGACGCGCGGCATGCCGACGCCGCCGTCGCGGAGCCGTGGGGAATGTCGGTATGGCTTATCTGCCTGGCGCTGTTTTTGTTCCTGCTGGCGGAGCCGATTTTCACCATGTGGACGCCGGGGTATCTGCAGTCGCGCTTTGCGATGCTGCCCGAGCAGGCGGCGCTGTATACCACCGTGTACTGGGTTGCCAAAGCCATCGGCCTGTTCCTCAACCAGTTTACGGTGAAGTGGATGAAGCTGCGCACCTTCCTGCTGATTTGCACCCTGGTCGGCATGGCGTCGGTCACGCTGATTACCAACAGCGCCAATGGCACGCTGATTCTGCTCGCCTGCGGCGCCTTCGGTTTCTTTAACTCCGGCCTGTTCTCCGGGTTGATGAGCTACGGTTCGCTGCAGGTCAGCCGCAGCTCGCCGACGCTGATTTCCGCGCTGCTCACCTGCGGCACCGTCGGTACGCTGCTGTTCGCCAGCGTCTCATCGCTGGTCAACGGCCGGTTTGGCCTGCACGGGGCGGTCAATGCCGCAACCGTCGCCTACGGCCTGCTGCTGCTGACGCTTTTGGCCGCCGTACTGCGCAGCAAAGCGGAGCGCCTGCACCAGACCGCCGCCGCGGTTTGA
- a CDS encoding LysR family transcriptional regulator, whose amino-acid sequence MVAPSPYLTTRMTDPQAISRIRLRMLRYFQVLADELHFGRAAARLNISQPPLSMQIKELEEILEVDLFERSSRRVVLTHAGKVLKTEVDRLLSATEQSLNYVRQIGRSEKQHINIGIIGSAIWGTLLTRLKAFREHNPDVNWTLTELSQQQQIEALRARTIDIAINRNVIPCVAANIRCQLISREAMRLAVHEHDPLARRRRVSLAELAQRPFISLSFSRGDFARQVNDACVEHGFHPLIVQQVFEPQTVLALVSAGNGVALLPETCALIHWPGVTFVTLEETIPADLYALWYDEPLPEVFSRLLTALRG is encoded by the coding sequence ATGGTCGCACCCTCTCCTTATCTGACGACACGCATGACCGACCCTCAGGCCATTAGCCGCATCCGCCTGCGCATGCTGCGCTATTTTCAGGTGCTCGCCGACGAGCTGCATTTTGGCCGCGCCGCCGCCAGGCTCAACATCTCCCAGCCGCCGCTCAGTATGCAGATCAAAGAGCTGGAGGAGATCCTCGAGGTGGATCTGTTCGAGCGCTCAAGCCGCAGGGTGGTGCTGACCCACGCCGGGAAAGTGCTGAAAACCGAGGTCGACCGCCTGCTCAGCGCCACCGAGCAGTCGCTGAACTACGTCCGGCAGATTGGCCGCAGCGAAAAGCAGCATATCAATATCGGCATTATCGGCAGCGCGATATGGGGCACGCTGCTCACCCGGCTGAAGGCTTTTCGCGAGCACAACCCGGACGTCAACTGGACGCTCACCGAGCTTTCCCAGCAGCAGCAAATCGAGGCGCTGCGCGCGCGCACCATCGACATCGCCATCAACCGCAACGTGATCCCCTGCGTGGCGGCGAATATCCGCTGCCAGCTGATTTCCCGCGAAGCGATGCGCCTCGCCGTGCATGAGCACGACCCGCTGGCGCGCCGTCGCCGGGTGTCGCTGGCCGAACTGGCCCAGCGGCCGTTTATTTCGCTGTCGTTCAGCCGGGGGGATTTTGCCCGTCAGGTGAATGACGCCTGCGTGGAGCACGGCTTTCACCCGCTCATCGTCCAGCAGGTCTTTGAGCCGCAAACCGTGCTGGCGCTGGTGAGCGCAGGAAACGGCGTCGCGCTGCTGCCGGAAACCTGCGCCCTGATCCACTGGCCGGGCGTGACGTTTGTGACGCTGGAAGAGACCATTCCCGCCGATCTCTACGCCCTATGGTATGACGAGCCGCTACCGGAGGTGTTCAGCCGCCTGCTTACGGCGCTGCGCGGCTGA